The following proteins come from a genomic window of Erpetoichthys calabaricus chromosome 18, fErpCal1.3, whole genome shotgun sequence:
- the rplp0 gene encoding 60S acidic ribosomal protein P0, which translates to MPREDRATWKSNYFMKIIQLLDDFPKCFIVGADNVGSKQMQTIRVSLRGKAVVLMGKNTMMRKAIRGHLENNPSLEKLLPHIRGNVGFVFTKEDLAEVRDLLLANKVPAAARAGAIAPCDVTVPAQNTGLGPEKTSFFQALGITTKISRGTIEILSDVQLIKTGDKVGASEATLLNMLNISPFSYGLIIRQVYDNGSVYSPEVLDITEDSLHQRFIEGVRNIASVCLQIGYPTVASIPHSIVNGYKMVLAVAVETDYSFPLADKVKAFLADPSAFAVAAPAAVETAAAATTPAQAKEEAKDDSEESDDDMGFGLFD; encoded by the exons CAACTTCTGGATGACTTCCCCAAGTGTTTCATCGTGGGTGCTGACAATGTTGGGTCTAAGCAGATGCAGACCATCCGTGTTTCTCTGCGTGGGAAGGCTGTTGTCTTGATGGGCAAGAACACCATGATGCGCAAAGCCATTCGAGGACATCTGGAAAACAACCCTTCCCTAGAAAA GTTGCTCCCTCACATCAGAGGGaatgttggttttgttttcacCAAAGAGGATTTGGCAGAGGTCCGCGACTTGCTGTTGGCTAACAAG gTGCCAGCAGCAGCTCGTGCTGGGGCTATTGCTCCTTGTGATGTTACTGTGCCAGCCCAGAACACTGGTTTGGGCCCTGAGAAGACCTCATTCTTCCAGGCTTTGGGTATCACTACCAAGATCTCCAGAGGTACCATTGAAATTCTA AGTGATGTTCAGCTGATCAAGACCGGAGACAAGGTTGGAGCCAGCGAAGCTACTCTGCTCAACATGTTGAACATCTCCCCTTTCTCCTATGGCTTGATCATTAGGCAGGTCTATGACAATGGTAGTGTGTACAGTCCTGAAGTACTGGACATCACAGAGGACAGTCTTCATCAGCGATTTATTGAG GGTGTAAGGAACATTGCCAGTGTTTGCCTGCAGATTGGCTACCCCACTGTAGCCTCCATCCCCCATTCAATTGTTAATGGATACAAGATGGTCCTGGCAGTTGCAGTGGAAACGGACTACTCCTTCCCATTGGCTGATAAG GTCAAGGCTTTCTTGGCTGATCCTTCTGCATTTGCAGTGGCTGCACCTGCTGCGGTTGAGAcagctgctgctgccaccacTCCAGCTCAAGCTAAAGAAGAGGCAAAGGATGACTCTGAGGAATCAGACGATGACATGGGCTTTGGCCTCTTTGATTAA